In one window of Helianthus annuus cultivar XRQ/B chromosome 17, HanXRQr2.0-SUNRISE, whole genome shotgun sequence DNA:
- the LOC110921970 gene encoding dof zinc finger protein DOF1.8, whose product MDTVHWPQMKPMEEIVVQNPKNNSCPKPTSSLERKPRPPKESAVNCPRCNSTNTKFCYYNNYSLSQPRYFCKTCRRYWTEGGSLRNVPVGGGSRKNKRSSSSSASSTSISSHSSAMSKKLPDLVVPHAPTTLLSQNPSRIMMHHEHGRDLNLGFPPSDDFKTISELIQVPNFDVSTKNTTSSSAQLSALELLTGITTRGVMNSFMPIPIPDPNSVYSSSGELNMIPMSEFKIPSLNFSLDGMGGSNSIHESSSGRLLFPFEDLKTSTISSSTTTTTTHDGQHNVEQNRDQNGDTNGFWSGMLGGGSW is encoded by the exons ATGGATACAGTTCACTGGCCACAG atGAAACCTATGGAAGAAATAGTGGTACAAAACCCTAAGAATAATTCATGTCCAAAACCAACCTCATCTTTGGAAAGAAAGCCAAGACCACCAAAAGAATCAGCTGTAAACTGCCCAAGATGCAACTCTACAAACACAAAGTTTTGTTACTACAACAACTACAGCCTTTCACAACCAAGATACTTTTGCAAGACTTGTAGGCGCTATTGGACTGAAGGTGGGTCCCTTAGAAATGTTCCTGTTGGTGGTGGTTCAAGGAAGAACAAGAgatcatcatcatcctcagcaTCATCTACTTCCATATCATCTCATTCATCAGCCATGTCAAAGAAGCTTCCTGATCTGGTTGTACCTCATGCACCAACAACACTACTTTCTCAAAACCCTAGTAGGATCATGATGCATCATGAACATGGTAGGGATCTTAATCTTGGATTCCCTCCATCCGATGATTTCAAGACGATTTCCGAGCTTATTCAAGTACCGAATTTCGACGTGTCAACCAAGAATACCACTTCTAGTTCAGCCCAACTTTCGGCTCTAGAACTTTTAACCGGAATCACAACAAGGGGTGTGATGAACTCCTTTATGCCAATCCCAATTCCTGATCCGAATTCGGTTTACTCGTCTTCGGGCGAGCTGAATATGATTCCGATGTCCGAATTCAAGATCCCATCACTCAACTTTTCATTGGATGGAATGGGAGGAAGTAATAGCATTCATGAGAGTTCAAGTGGGAGGCTTTTGTTTCCATTTGAAGATCTGAAAACAAGCACAATATCATCATCCACAACTACTACTACTACTCATGATGGACAACACAATGTTGAACAAAATAGAGATCAGAATGGTGATACTAATGGCTTTTGGAGTGGAATGTTAGGAGGAGGTTCATGGTAA